The Streptomyces europaeiscabiei genome window below encodes:
- a CDS encoding zinc-dependent metalloprotease yields the protein MSDTPFGFGLPPEEPDDGDEGKKKDQESGGGQGPANPFGFGFPGAGGPGAGADNPFAAMFGSMNPTDLGAAFQQLGQMLSYEGGPVNWDMAKQIARQTVSQGTADGTKDASIGPAERTAVEEAVRLADLWLDDVTSLPSGAGSAVAWSRAEWVEATLPAWKELVDPVAERVGGAMGDILPEEMQAMAGPLIGMMKSMGGAMFGQQIGQAVGVLAGEVVGSTDVGLPLGPAGKAALLPLNVEAFGKDLGIGKDEVRLYLALREAAHQRLFAHVPWLRSHLFGAVEGYARGIKVDTAKLEDVVGQFDPQNPEELQQALQQGMFQPEDTPAQKAALARLETALALVEGWVDAVVHAAAKPRLSSADALRETLRRRRATGGPAEQTFATLIGLELRPRRLRDASRLWASLTDARGVDGRDALWAHPDMLPTASDLDDPDGFVHREQMDFSELDKMLGEAAGGSTEKPDLKKKDDDTE from the coding sequence GTGAGTGACACCCCATTCGGATTCGGCCTTCCGCCGGAGGAGCCGGACGACGGCGACGAGGGCAAGAAGAAGGACCAGGAGAGCGGTGGTGGTCAGGGACCGGCCAACCCGTTCGGCTTCGGGTTCCCCGGAGCCGGCGGCCCCGGCGCCGGCGCCGACAATCCGTTCGCCGCGATGTTCGGTTCCATGAACCCCACCGACCTGGGCGCCGCCTTCCAGCAGCTGGGCCAGATGCTCTCGTACGAGGGCGGCCCGGTGAACTGGGACATGGCCAAGCAGATCGCCCGCCAGACGGTATCCCAGGGGACCGCCGACGGCACGAAGGACGCCAGCATCGGCCCCGCGGAGCGCACCGCCGTGGAGGAGGCCGTCCGCCTGGCCGACCTGTGGCTCGACGACGTGACCTCCCTGCCGTCCGGCGCGGGCTCCGCCGTGGCGTGGAGTCGCGCGGAGTGGGTCGAAGCCACCCTGCCAGCGTGGAAGGAGCTCGTCGACCCGGTGGCCGAGCGGGTCGGCGGCGCCATGGGCGACATCCTGCCGGAGGAGATGCAGGCCATGGCCGGCCCGCTGATCGGCATGATGAAGTCGATGGGCGGCGCCATGTTCGGCCAGCAGATCGGGCAGGCCGTGGGCGTGCTCGCGGGCGAGGTCGTGGGCTCCACCGACGTCGGCCTGCCGCTCGGCCCGGCCGGCAAGGCCGCGCTGCTGCCGCTGAACGTGGAGGCGTTCGGCAAGGACCTGGGCATCGGCAAGGACGAGGTGCGGCTCTACCTGGCCCTGCGCGAGGCCGCCCACCAGCGTCTCTTCGCCCATGTGCCCTGGCTGCGCTCGCACCTGTTCGGCGCGGTCGAGGGCTACGCGCGCGGGATCAAGGTCGACACGGCCAAGCTGGAGGACGTGGTCGGCCAGTTCGACCCGCAGAACCCGGAAGAGCTGCAGCAGGCACTCCAGCAGGGCATGTTCCAGCCTGAGGACACTCCGGCGCAGAAGGCCGCCCTGGCCCGTCTGGAGACCGCTCTGGCGCTGGTGGAGGGTTGGGTGGACGCGGTGGTGCACGCCGCCGCGAAGCCGCGCCTGTCGTCCGCGGACGCGCTGCGCGAGACGCTGCGCCGCCGTCGCGCCACGGGTGGCCCGGCCGAGCAGACCTTCGCGACGCTCATCGGCCTGGAGCTGCGCCCCCGCCGTCTGCGCGACGCCTCCCGCCTGTGGGCGTCCCTCACGGACGCACGGGGTGTCGACGGCCGCGACGCCCTGTGGGCCCACCCCGACATGCTGCCGACCGCGTCCGACCTGGACGACCCGGACGGCTTCGTCCACCGCGAGCAGATGGACTTCTCCGAGCTGGACAAGATGCTCGGCGAGGCCGCGGGCGGCTCCACCGAGAAGCCGGACCTCAAGAAGAAGGACGACGACACAGAGTGA
- a CDS encoding SDR family oxidoreductase, producing MSSPDPQVRAARNHSTSPAARGPVVAVTGAASGVGALLTERLAASDEIRQVIAIDERRGECAAAQWHILDVRDPAIAEKLRGADVVVHLAVDLDLGTDSAARSAYNVRGTQTVLTAAAAAGVHRVVLCTSAMVYGALPDNELPLSEDAELRATAEATGVGDLLEIERLARRAPRAHPGLNVTVVRPATLIGGTDTALTRYFESPRLLVVAGSRPAWQFCHVEDLCGALEYAVLEKVDGELAVGCEGWLEQEEVEELSGIRRMELPSAVALGAAARLHRIGLTPSPAGDLAYTMYPWVVSGSRLHDAGWRPLWTNEEVLAELLEEVAGRHTVAGRRLGRKDATAAGAAGATVALLGTAALVRRARKARGRR from the coding sequence GTGAGTTCCCCAGATCCACAGGTTCGCGCAGCGCGAAACCACTCAACCAGTCCCGCCGCGCGCGGGCCCGTCGTCGCGGTCACCGGTGCCGCGTCCGGCGTAGGAGCGCTGCTCACCGAGCGGCTCGCCGCGTCCGACGAGATCCGGCAGGTCATCGCCATCGACGAGCGGCGCGGCGAGTGCGCGGCCGCGCAATGGCACATCCTGGACGTGCGGGACCCGGCGATCGCCGAGAAGCTGCGCGGGGCGGACGTCGTGGTGCACCTCGCCGTCGACCTCGACCTGGGCACCGACTCGGCGGCACGCAGCGCGTACAACGTACGCGGCACGCAGACCGTGCTCACGGCGGCCGCGGCGGCCGGGGTGCACCGGGTCGTGCTGTGCACGTCGGCGATGGTCTACGGGGCGCTGCCCGACAACGAGCTGCCGCTCTCGGAGGATGCCGAGTTGCGGGCGACTGCCGAGGCCACCGGGGTCGGCGATCTGCTGGAGATCGAGCGGCTCGCACGCCGGGCACCGCGCGCCCATCCGGGCCTCAATGTCACCGTCGTGCGCCCGGCAACCCTCATCGGAGGGACGGACACGGCGCTGACCAGGTACTTCGAGTCGCCCCGGCTGCTGGTGGTGGCCGGGTCGCGGCCCGCCTGGCAGTTCTGTCACGTCGAGGATCTGTGCGGCGCGCTGGAGTACGCCGTGCTGGAGAAGGTCGACGGGGAGCTGGCCGTCGGGTGCGAGGGGTGGCTGGAGCAGGAGGAGGTCGAGGAGCTCAGCGGGATCCGGCGTATGGAGCTGCCTTCCGCGGTCGCGCTCGGGGCCGCTGCCCGGCTCCACCGGATCGGGCTGACGCCGTCGCCGGCCGGGGACCTGGCGTACACGATGTATCCGTGGGTCGTGAGCGGGAGTCGCCTGCACGACGCCGGTTGGCGACCGCTGTGGACGAACGAGGAAGTGCTCGCGGAGCTGCTGGAGGAGGTCGCCGGGCGGCACACCGTGGCCGGGCGGCGGCTCGGGCGCAAGGACGCGACCGCCGCGGGTGCGGCGGGGGCGACGGTCGCGCTGCTGGGTACGGCGGCGTTGGTGCGGCGGGCCCGGAAGGCTCGGGGGCGGCGCTGA
- a CDS encoding molybdenum cofactor biosynthesis protein MoaE, which produces MALNDDHPGEQGAAEPIRLIGIRETALSVDEVFRAVGEDAAGGTALFVGTVRNHDGGADVDGLGYSCHPTAEAEMRRIAEKVVADYPVRALAAVHRVGDLQVGDLAVVVAVSCPHRGEAFEACRRLIDDLKHEVPIWKHQKFSDGTDEWVGA; this is translated from the coding sequence ATGGCACTGAATGATGATCATCCCGGTGAGCAGGGGGCTGCGGAGCCCATCAGACTGATCGGGATTCGAGAGACGGCGCTCTCCGTCGACGAGGTGTTCCGGGCGGTCGGGGAGGACGCGGCCGGGGGGACCGCGCTGTTCGTGGGGACCGTGCGGAACCATGACGGGGGAGCCGATGTCGACGGGCTCGGCTATTCGTGTCACCCGACGGCCGAGGCGGAGATGCGGCGGATCGCGGAGAAGGTGGTCGCCGACTATCCGGTGCGGGCGCTCGCGGCCGTGCACCGGGTGGGAGACCTTCAGGTCGGGGACCTGGCCGTGGTGGTCGCCGTGTCGTGTCCACACCGGGGCGAGGCCTTCGAGGCGTGCCGCAGACTGATCGACGACCTGAAGCACGAAGTCCCCATCTGGAAGCATCAGAAGTTCTCCGACGGCACCGATGAATGGGTCGGCGCATAG
- a CDS encoding YlbL family protein, whose protein sequence is MPRRTATMLASTLMLIALLCAGVIIPVPYSEMSPGPTVNTLGEHGGEPVLQISGRKTYATTGHLNMTTVRVTSADYRMNLVEAVYGWLAHDNKVVPHDTLYPDGKTEEQSTQENAEEFSQSQESAKVAALEQLDIPVKSWVIVSTVLKDSPAEGELHAGDVIKSVDGTAVKAPEDVAKLVTKHKPGEDVDFLIVPAKAQAAAEKANRTATETEKVTITTARSDDTGEERAIVGISAGTDHTFPFTIDIKLADVGGPSAGLMFALGIYDKLTPGNLTGGKFVAGTGTIDDEGKVGPIGGIEMKTVGAHDKGAEYFLTPKDNCAAAAKDTPDGLTLVKVDTIEDALGALKDIRSGDTADLPKCTTKG, encoded by the coding sequence ATGCCACGCCGCACCGCGACGATGCTCGCCTCCACCCTGATGCTGATCGCGCTCCTGTGCGCAGGTGTGATCATTCCCGTGCCCTACTCGGAGATGTCACCGGGACCGACGGTGAACACGCTCGGGGAGCACGGCGGCGAGCCGGTGCTGCAGATCTCGGGACGCAAGACGTACGCGACGACCGGCCACCTCAACATGACCACGGTCCGTGTGACCAGCGCCGACTACCGGATGAACCTCGTCGAGGCCGTGTACGGCTGGCTGGCACACGACAACAAGGTCGTGCCGCACGACACGCTCTATCCGGACGGCAAGACCGAGGAGCAGTCGACCCAGGAGAACGCCGAGGAGTTCAGCCAGTCCCAGGAGAGCGCCAAGGTCGCGGCCCTGGAACAGCTGGACATCCCGGTGAAGTCCTGGGTGATCGTCTCCACCGTCCTCAAGGACTCCCCGGCCGAGGGCGAGCTGCACGCCGGTGACGTGATCAAGTCCGTCGACGGTACGGCGGTCAAGGCGCCCGAGGACGTCGCGAAACTGGTCACCAAGCACAAGCCCGGCGAGGACGTCGACTTCCTCATCGTGCCCGCCAAGGCGCAGGCCGCCGCGGAGAAGGCGAACCGGACGGCGACCGAGACCGAGAAGGTCACGATCACCACGGCGAGGTCCGACGACACGGGCGAGGAGCGGGCGATCGTCGGCATCTCCGCCGGAACCGACCACACCTTCCCGTTCACCATCGACATCAAGCTCGCCGACGTCGGCGGCCCGAGCGCCGGACTGATGTTCGCCCTCGGCATCTACGACAAGCTCACGCCGGGCAATCTGACGGGCGGCAAGTTCGTGGCCGGCACCGGCACGATCGACGACGAGGGCAAGGTCGGCCCCATCGGGGGCATCGAGATGAAGACGGTCGGTGCGCATGACAAGGGTGCCGAGTACTTCCTGACGCCCAAGGACAACTGCGCCGCGGCCGCCAAGGACACCCCCGACGGCCTCACCCTCGTCAAGGTGGACACCATCGAGGACGCGCTGGGAGCGCTGAAGGACATCCGCTCCGGCGACACCGCCGACCTGCCGAAGTGCACCACCAAGGGCTGA
- a CDS encoding PPA1309 family protein, protein MSNTPMAANPLTRAVLEIDEYTSGLGWDQPARLFALVDTARLRSQEPALAAQLGLQNESETVGLTPIEQEEIPAGKALDEFLGTIAWPDAVVGCALTVERLMLPPSAEASVPENLDDTRLSEWVASHPDRQEVRMTVAVLRDGSRDSALRLREKDTPTEVLTGPELVPGLAEALSATFVD, encoded by the coding sequence ATGTCCAACACTCCCATGGCAGCGAACCCCCTCACCCGGGCCGTGCTCGAGATCGACGAGTACACCTCGGGCCTGGGCTGGGACCAGCCCGCTCGCCTCTTCGCCCTCGTGGATACCGCGCGTCTGCGGTCCCAGGAACCCGCCCTCGCGGCCCAGCTCGGTCTGCAGAACGAGTCCGAGACCGTCGGTCTCACCCCGATCGAGCAGGAAGAGATCCCCGCAGGCAAGGCCCTGGACGAGTTCCTCGGCACCATCGCCTGGCCCGACGCGGTGGTCGGCTGCGCGCTGACCGTGGAGCGGCTGATGCTGCCGCCGTCCGCCGAGGCATCCGTCCCCGAGAACCTCGACGACACCCGCCTCTCCGAGTGGGTCGCTTCCCACCCGGACCGCCAGGAGGTCCGTATGACGGTCGCCGTCCTCCGTGACGGCTCCCGCGACTCCGCTCTGCGCCTGCGTGAGAAGGACACCCCGACCGAGGTCCTCACCGGCCCCGAACTGGTACCGGGCCTGGCGGAGGCCCTGTCCGCGACCTTCGTGGACTGA
- a CDS encoding UPF0182 family membrane protein, with translation MPDRGGGPTGPRIRVGRPSRRVRTLLMTLGVLAVLGMAFVMFAGFWTDWLWYRSVRYSSVFTTTLWTKIGLFFVFGLLMSASVGFNIWLAHRLRPPLSAMSMEQQSLDRYRMGIAPYKKWLLLGITSLVGLIAGASASGQWRTWLMWVNGVSFGQKDPQFGLDVSFYAFDLPWYRFLLGFGFAAAVLSVIAAALTHYLYGGLRVTSPGARATAAATGHLSVLLGIFVTLKAVAYWLDRYGLAVKSSDFKATGNWTGLRYVDANAYLPAKTILFCIAAICALLFFATIWRRTWQLPVIGFGLMVLSAILIGGLYPAIVQKFQVQPNEQAKEAPYVEKNLSATRQAYGIDGTEVEEYSGVSDTTDKAKLRADADTTASIRMLDPNIVSPTFQQLQQMRNYYAFPTNLDVDRYANEDGAEQDTVIGLRELNLAGIPKNNWINDHFRYTHGYGVVAAKGTEATSGGRPVFTESDLPSKGDLGKYQQRVYYGEKTTQYSIVGGPQDEIDYSDDSGEKTTSYKGNSGINLSSPVNRAAYAVAFNEPQILYSGAIGEGSRILYNRTPKERVEAVAPWLTIDGDAYPAVVDGKIQWIVDAYTTTNGYPYASRTTLGDTTADSLTADNSQRAVVAQQNQVNYIRNSVKATVDAYTGEVKLFQWDTQDPVLKTWMKAFPGTVEPKEDISDSLLAHLRYPQDLFKVQRELLTRYHVKDAETFLSGSEVWQVPDDPTNTSGNAVPPYYLSMKLPGQTEQAFSLTTTLTPNGRDNLSAFVSVNAEAGTEDYGKIRILKLPTSEPIDGPKQVQSQFNSEQDIAETISLLKRGDSQVEYGNLLTVPLDGGLLYVEPVYVRGGGLKYPLLRKVLVTYGGNTAFEDTLDAALNKVFETEGSPTEPPVDDGDEGTDEPPPSGDPTVQQALEEAQKAFDEGQQALKDGDWEKYGRAQQDLEDALKRAEDAQSKTDGTGGSGSGNSDQSDDGGSGNG, from the coding sequence ATGCCGGACCGCGGCGGAGGCCCGACGGGGCCGCGGATCAGAGTGGGCCGACCGTCCCGACGTGTCCGGACGCTGCTCATGACCTTGGGCGTCCTTGCCGTCCTCGGCATGGCGTTCGTCATGTTCGCGGGATTCTGGACGGACTGGCTCTGGTACCGGTCGGTGAGGTATTCGTCCGTCTTCACCACCACACTCTGGACGAAGATCGGGCTCTTCTTCGTCTTCGGTCTGCTCATGTCGGCCTCGGTCGGATTCAACATCTGGCTGGCGCACCGGCTGCGGCCACCGCTGAGCGCCATGTCGATGGAGCAGCAGAGCCTCGACAGGTACCGCATGGGCATCGCGCCCTACAAGAAGTGGCTGCTCCTCGGGATCACCTCCCTGGTGGGCCTCATCGCCGGCGCCTCCGCCTCCGGGCAGTGGCGCACCTGGCTGATGTGGGTCAACGGAGTGTCGTTCGGCCAGAAGGACCCCCAGTTCGGTCTGGACGTCTCCTTCTATGCCTTCGACCTGCCCTGGTACCGCTTCCTGCTCGGCTTCGGCTTCGCCGCCGCCGTGCTCTCGGTGATCGCCGCCGCGCTCACGCACTACCTGTACGGCGGCCTCAGGGTCACCTCCCCGGGCGCGCGTGCCACGGCAGCGGCCACCGGGCACCTGTCGGTGCTCCTGGGTATCTTCGTCACCCTGAAGGCGGTCGCGTACTGGCTCGACCGGTACGGGCTCGCGGTGAAGTCCAGCGACTTCAAGGCGACGGGCAACTGGACGGGCCTCAGGTACGTCGACGCGAACGCGTACCTGCCGGCCAAGACGATCCTGTTCTGCATCGCCGCCATCTGCGCGCTGCTGTTCTTCGCCACCATCTGGCGGCGCACCTGGCAGCTGCCCGTCATCGGCTTCGGCCTGATGGTGCTCTCCGCGATCCTCATCGGCGGGCTGTACCCGGCGATCGTCCAGAAGTTCCAGGTCCAGCCGAACGAGCAGGCCAAGGAAGCGCCGTACGTCGAGAAGAACCTCTCGGCGACCCGGCAGGCCTACGGCATCGACGGGACCGAGGTCGAGGAGTACTCCGGTGTGAGCGACACCACGGACAAGGCCAAGCTCCGTGCCGACGCCGACACCACGGCGAGCATCCGCATGCTCGACCCGAACATCGTCTCGCCGACGTTCCAGCAGCTCCAGCAGATGAGGAACTACTACGCGTTCCCCACGAACCTGGACGTCGACCGGTACGCCAACGAGGACGGTGCGGAGCAGGACACCGTCATCGGCCTGCGCGAGCTGAACCTCGCCGGCATCCCGAAGAACAACTGGATCAACGACCACTTCCGCTACACCCACGGCTACGGCGTGGTCGCGGCCAAGGGCACCGAGGCCACCTCCGGCGGCCGTCCGGTGTTCACGGAGTCCGACCTGCCGTCCAAGGGCGACCTCGGCAAGTACCAGCAGCGGGTCTACTACGGCGAGAAGACCACCCAGTACTCGATCGTCGGCGGTCCCCAGGACGAGATCGACTACTCCGACGACAGCGGTGAGAAGACCACCAGCTACAAGGGCAACAGCGGGATCAACCTCTCCAGCCCGGTCAACCGGGCCGCATACGCGGTGGCGTTCAACGAGCCGCAGATCCTCTACTCCGGTGCCATCGGCGAGGGTTCGCGGATCCTGTACAACCGCACGCCCAAGGAGCGCGTCGAGGCGGTCGCCCCCTGGCTGACCATCGACGGCGACGCCTACCCGGCCGTCGTCGACGGGAAGATCCAGTGGATCGTCGACGCGTACACCACCACCAACGGCTACCCGTACGCCTCCCGCACCACCCTGGGCGACACGACGGCCGACTCGCTGACCGCGGACAACAGCCAGCGGGCGGTGGTGGCCCAGCAGAACCAGGTCAACTACATCCGCAACTCGGTGAAGGCGACCGTCGACGCGTACACCGGCGAGGTCAAGCTCTTCCAGTGGGACACCCAGGACCCGGTCCTGAAGACCTGGATGAAGGCGTTCCCGGGCACGGTGGAGCCGAAGGAGGACATCTCCGACTCGCTCCTGGCCCATCTGCGGTACCCGCAGGACCTCTTCAAGGTCCAGCGCGAGCTGTTGACCCGCTACCACGTGAAGGACGCCGAGACGTTCCTCAGCGGCAGCGAGGTGTGGCAGGTCCCGGACGACCCGACCAACACCTCGGGCAACGCGGTGCCGCCGTACTACCTGAGCATGAAGCTGCCGGGCCAGACGGAACAAGCGTTCTCGCTGACCACCACGCTCACGCCGAACGGCCGGGACAACCTCAGCGCCTTCGTGTCGGTCAACGCCGAGGCGGGCACCGAGGACTACGGCAAGATCAGAATTCTGAAACTGCCGACCAGTGAACCGATTGACGGACCGAAACAGGTCCAGAGCCAGTTCAACTCCGAACAGGACATCGCCGAGACCATCAGCCTCCTCAAGAGAGGTGACTCGCAGGTCGAGTACGGCAACCTCCTGACGGTCCCGCTCGACGGCGGACTGCTCTACGTGGAGCCGGTCTATGTGCGAGGCGGCGGGCTCAAGTACCCGCTGCTGCGCAAGGTCCTGGTCACCTACGGCGGCAACACGGCCTTCGAGGACACGCTCGACGCCGCGCTCAACAAGGTGTTCGAGACCGAGGGTTCGCCCACCGAGCCACCCGTGGACGACGGCGACGAGGGCACCGACGAGCCGCCGCCGTCCGGCGATCCGACCGTCCAACAGGCCCTGGAGGAAGCCCAGAAGGCGTTCGACGAGGGCCAGCAGGCGCTCAAGGACGGCGACTGGGAGAAGTACGGCCGCGCCCAACAGGACCTGGAAGACGCGCTGAAGCGGGCCGAGGACGCACAGTCCAAGACCGACGGGACCGGCGGCAGCGGCAGTGGGAACAGCGACCAGAGCGACGACGGAGGCTCCGGAAACGGCTGA
- a CDS encoding tetratricopeptide repeat protein, whose protein sequence is MGDKATLLETGRFAQPADFVLPAGSASSAESVQAADEDEAGGAVEEARQRLAAEAGDAEAMSVLGAMLLRRGDLDAAEPHLRGATAAGDRAAANNLGVLLHQRGYADEAASWWRIAAVAGSAAAAHALGRHHRERGDEPAAEYWLRQSAEQGHALGAYALADLLEHRSDASAERWMRVAAERGHREAAYRLARALGELAEQEERAAVREGRRIARAAFEIGSASREASREGRPVVREGRAAARVGEPGVDNGVGGAAAEEAEQWYRQAAARGHRRAALHLGAILERRGELKEAGRWYLTSAKDGEPRAACALGFLLRDAGDTESAAVWWLRAAQDGDGNAANALGALHAERGETQTAERWYRAAMDAGDVNGAYNLGLLCAEQGRTAQAEQWYRRAAYAGHREAANALAILLLQVGDASGAEPWFSKAAEAGSVDAAFNLGILFAGRGDDVKALVWYERAAAAGHTEAALQVAIARLRDGDERAAERHLRCAAGGGSAEAAYRLAAVLDARRPPAPAHELGEPVREKNECEEWYERAASQGHRRAQVRVGMLAAGRGDVVEAARWYRVAAESGSRNGAFNLGLLLAREGSEPEAALWWARAADAGHGRAALRLALVYARRGELVEGKRWADRAVALGPAEVAERAARLRDALRDEMSA, encoded by the coding sequence ATGGGGGACAAGGCAACTCTGTTGGAGACAGGGCGGTTTGCGCAGCCTGCCGACTTTGTGCTGCCCGCCGGGTCCGCTTCGTCGGCCGAGTCCGTGCAGGCGGCGGACGAGGACGAGGCGGGGGGCGCCGTAGAGGAGGCGCGTCAGCGGCTCGCCGCCGAAGCCGGAGACGCCGAGGCGATGAGCGTCCTCGGGGCCATGCTGCTGCGCCGCGGCGACCTCGACGCAGCCGAGCCCCATCTGCGGGGCGCCACCGCCGCGGGGGACCGCGCGGCCGCCAACAACCTCGGTGTCCTGCTGCATCAGCGCGGGTACGCGGACGAGGCCGCCAGCTGGTGGCGGATCGCGGCCGTAGCAGGTTCCGCCGCGGCCGCGCACGCGCTCGGCCGGCACCACCGTGAGCGCGGCGACGAACCGGCCGCCGAGTACTGGCTGCGCCAGTCCGCCGAGCAGGGGCACGCCTTGGGTGCGTACGCCCTCGCCGACCTGCTGGAGCACCGCAGTGACGCCTCCGCCGAGCGGTGGATGCGGGTCGCCGCCGAGCGTGGGCACCGTGAGGCCGCGTACCGGCTCGCGCGGGCGCTCGGCGAACTCGCCGAGCAGGAGGAGCGCGCGGCCGTGCGCGAGGGGCGCAGAATCGCGCGCGCGGCGTTCGAGATCGGAAGCGCGAGCCGTGAGGCCTCCCGCGAGGGCCGTCCCGTCGTACGGGAAGGTCGTGCCGCCGCGCGGGTGGGGGAGCCCGGCGTCGACAACGGTGTCGGGGGAGCCGCCGCCGAGGAGGCCGAGCAGTGGTACCGCCAGGCCGCCGCGCGCGGCCACCGTCGGGCCGCCCTGCACCTCGGGGCGATCCTGGAGCGGCGCGGCGAGCTCAAGGAGGCCGGCCGCTGGTACCTGACCTCCGCCAAGGACGGCGAGCCGCGCGCCGCGTGCGCGCTCGGGTTCCTGCTGCGGGACGCGGGCGACACCGAGAGCGCGGCCGTGTGGTGGCTGCGGGCAGCCCAGGACGGCGACGGCAACGCCGCCAACGCCCTGGGCGCGCTGCACGCCGAGCGTGGTGAGACGCAGACCGCCGAGCGGTGGTACCGGGCCGCGATGGACGCCGGTGATGTCAACGGGGCGTACAACCTCGGGCTGCTCTGCGCCGAGCAGGGGCGGACCGCTCAGGCCGAGCAGTGGTACCGGCGGGCCGCGTACGCCGGACACCGGGAGGCGGCGAACGCGCTGGCCATCCTGCTGCTGCAGGTCGGTGACGCGTCCGGGGCCGAGCCGTGGTTCTCCAAGGCCGCGGAGGCCGGCAGCGTGGACGCAGCCTTCAACCTGGGCATCCTGTTCGCCGGACGGGGCGACGACGTGAAGGCGCTCGTCTGGTACGAGCGGGCGGCAGCCGCCGGGCACACCGAGGCGGCGCTCCAGGTCGCCATCGCGCGGCTGCGGGACGGCGACGAGCGGGCCGCCGAGCGGCATCTTCGGTGTGCCGCCGGCGGGGGCAGCGCGGAGGCCGCGTACCGGCTGGCCGCGGTGCTCGACGCGCGTCGGCCGCCCGCGCCCGCACATGAGCTGGGGGAGCCGGTGCGGGAGAAGAACGAGTGCGAGGAGTGGTACGAGAGGGCCGCGTCGCAGGGGCATCGGCGGGCGCAGGTGCGGGTCGGGATGCTGGCCGCGGGGCGGGGGGACGTCGTGGAGGCGGCGCGGTGGTACCGGGTCGCGGCGGAGTCCGGGTCGCGGAACGGGGCGTTCAATCTGGGGCTCCTGCTCGCCCGTGAGGGGAGTGAGCCGGAGGCCGCGTTGTGGTGGGCTCGGGCCGCCGACGCGGGGCATGGGCGGGCGGCGTTGCGGCTTGCGCTCGTCTACGCGCGTCGGGGTGAGCTGGTGGAGGGGAAGCGGTGGGCCGACCGGGCCGTCGCGCTCGGGCCGGCGGAGGTCGCGGAGCGGGCCGCGCGGTTGCGGGATGCGTTGCGGGACGAGATGTCGGCGTAG
- a CDS encoding Fur family transcriptional regulator, translating to MSDLLERLRGRGWRMTAQRRVVAEVLDGEHVHLTADEVHTRAVAKLPEISRATVYNTLGELVVLGEVLEVATDKRAKRYDPNAHRPHHHLVCARCGTIRDVHPTGNPLADLPSSERFGFTVSDVEVTYRGVCPTCTTA from the coding sequence ATGAGTGACCTTCTGGAGCGGCTGCGCGGACGCGGATGGCGTATGACCGCGCAGCGGCGCGTCGTGGCCGAGGTCCTCGACGGCGAACACGTCCATCTGACGGCCGACGAGGTGCACACACGCGCTGTCGCCAAGCTGCCCGAGATCTCCCGGGCGACCGTCTACAACACCCTGGGTGAACTGGTCGTCCTCGGCGAGGTGCTCGAGGTGGCCACGGACAAGCGGGCCAAGCGGTACGACCCCAACGCGCACCGCCCGCACCACCACCTGGTCTGCGCCCGGTGCGGCACGATCCGGGACGTCCACCCCACCGGGAACCCTCTCGCCGACCTGCCCTCCTCCGAGCGCTTCGGCTTCACCGTCTCGGACGTGGAGGTCACCTACCGAGGTGTCTGCCCGACCTGCACGACGGCATAG
- a CDS encoding CBS domain-containing protein, which produces MLVRDAMSTVVLTIGPDHTLRQAAALMSARRIGAAVVLDPDAGGLGILTERDVLNSVGLGQSPDAERAHAHTTTDVVFATPSWTLEEAARAMTHGGFRHLIVLDQGAPIGIVSVRDIIRCWTPARQHATA; this is translated from the coding sequence ATGCTCGTCCGCGACGCCATGAGCACAGTGGTCCTGACCATCGGCCCCGATCACACCCTCCGGCAGGCCGCCGCCCTGATGTCGGCCCGCCGGATCGGCGCGGCCGTGGTCCTCGACCCGGACGCCGGCGGACTCGGGATACTGACCGAACGCGACGTCCTCAACTCCGTCGGCCTGGGCCAGAGCCCCGACGCCGAGCGGGCCCACGCCCACACCACCACCGACGTCGTGTTCGCCACGCCGTCCTGGACCTTGGAGGAAGCGGCCCGCGCGATGACCCACGGCGGTTTCCGCCACCTGATCGTCCTCGACCAGGGCGCCCCCATAGGCATCGTCTCGGTCCGTGACATCATCCGCTGCTGGACCCCGGCCCGACAGCACGCGACGGCCTAG